A single window of Nasonia vitripennis strain AsymCx chromosome 4, Nvit_psr_1.1, whole genome shotgun sequence DNA harbors:
- the LOC100114432 gene encoding nuclear factor of activated T-cells 5 isoform X7 — translation MLLKSQNENQKKGRRGNGKASNGRSTTTATAGTSAGAASTGVPSSTVTGASLRSSSSSRAASSSSSNGSTTAPARSALANPVNTRSRVSQQQQPTQPQPPRSHQPRLPSAGRGSNEQLAASRSLQGSTQDLCDNSNDSGLGFEERQQQHLNKAAAWNGVAGEEDTKRRKMDIKLESEDANFAFPEVVQGVQSESKSASRNSIAHSGRTPINVNGSVGRVVGVTRPRSHLGVLAKRAPPAHQGPVTLTSTLSSLSRNGKTHLQIVCQPEQQHRARYQTEGSRGAVKDRTGNGFPIVRLMGYDKPSTLQVFIGTDLGRVAPHMFYQACRVSGKNSTPCVERKVDGTIVIEVDMDPAKEMLVTCDCVGILKERNVDVEHRFPQEAGILQGRSKKKSTRCRMVFRTTIAHDDGTSETLQVCSQPIVCTQPPGIPEICKKSLTSCPCTGGLELFILGKNFLKDTRVVFQLDSEDLSSSLEPHWECTVLPDKEFLQQTHLVCVVPAYRRLDLAPSETISVKLYAVSSGKTSEPHTFLYTAASAAPAPSVGKIESAQPGLAAANGEVVLASKLPQATSLVVPGSVTSNAVLPAAAGSASFLGAIQPAASATVPAVSPEVLKSDPSPPPVTAASPVTPVMLWSSQSSNQGASADVMMPPPTNMVTNPMMTRRSSSSLQLILPDNLKTEVLDENSSSSLMGDNSMSGMPTSTHNPTAVTSPLEQMVNENSRDSSQSSLIRNTVAANGSPVQDALLGVVDMMRNQHPMGMVTQTSPFNGMHEQSQVKVLSPHHINKDASPIMTSEACIASNMQSPGVVDLRMKHHQPEFNGIGNGNLGSFAATPADQPLPAQSGHSIEKYLNQIESTVMKKTDQDSNFVRASIIASSQQQSPNMLAPSTTNVPLDDLVNSAVDSHQMVSPLRPANSSPNAMINHVAAVVDQHDQTISSPQQTTRATPPIPVKTMLLEALMPSNSVSPLSVDGGNTGPSVPVQVQEPTPDDSLLKSINAALLPTIQESPIVTAATAVAVASVNSSVNVTAHNPLQVSPEVMPSVATAMQALAQDPVNLQQQVQQVEQVVAQAQQQVEQVVAQAQQQAVQAVQTAQQQVVQQVVQHAQVVQQAVQKVQAVQQAPAAPALQQAVQQATQEVVQQAVQQATHEVVQQVQAVQQAVQQAQAAQAMQQAVQQDIGSMLNQPAGFVAEASSALASGAAQEPSQQRLTTAAEQAINNVITNATHDIINNRPITTTTAHAIIATKNILNSVATQSAQLMNSAMEGILPKSPATQQNIVEQVASKSPPTGPIPMQTSSNVAPRQPVVNQQTPMQQNNEPPQAQQVPQQQVQQTQAGVLRKSEATANGMMTQDLMTDHELLSYINGSKHRRIPRPARRQGRQ, via the exons GTACTAGTGCAGGCGCGGCATCAACGGGTGTCCCATCGTCGACGGTGACCGGGGCTAGCCtgaggagcagcagcagcagccgcgcggcgagcagcagcagtagcaacgGATCGACTACTGCTCCAGCCAGGTCTGCCCTCGCGAATCCAGTCAATACTCGTAGCAGAgtcagtcagcagcagcagccgacgcAGCCGCAGCCGCCGAGGAGTCACCAGCCGAGGCTCCCGTCCGCGGGAAGGGGCTCGAATGAACAACTTGCCGCGAGCAGGTCGCTACAGGGCAGTACACAGGACCTCTGCGACAACTCCAACGACTCCGGCCTCGGGTTCGAGgagcgccagcagcagcacctcAACAAAGCCGCT GCGTGGAACGGAGTGGCCGGGGAGGAGGACACGAAGCGTCGTAAGATGGACATAAAGCTCGAGTCGGAGGACGCGAACTTTGCCTTCCCCGAGGTCGTGCAGGGCGTGCAGAGCGAGAGCAAGAGCGCGAGCAGGAACAGCATCGCCCACAGTGGCAGGACGCCCATCAACGTCAACGGCTCGGTCGGCCGGGTCGTCGGCGTCACCAGGCCTAGGTCGCACTTGGGCGTGCTGGCCAAGAGGGCGCCACCCGCGCACCAGGGCCCGGTCACCCTCACCTCGACGTTGT CTAGCTTATCGAGAAACGGCAAAACACACCTGCAGATTGTCTGTCAGCCCGAGCAACAGCATCGAGCGCGTTACCAGACGGAAGGATCCCGCGGAGCCGTGAAAGACCGCACCGGCAATGGCTTCCCGATCGTGCGATTGATGGGTTATGACAAACCGTCGACGCTCCAG GTATTCATCGGCACGGACCTGGGCCGCGTTGCGCCGCACATGTTCTACCAGGCATGCCGGGTCAGCGGGAAGAACTCGACGCCGTGCGTCGAGCGCAAAGTCGACGGCACGATCGTCATCGAGGTGGACATGGACCCGGCCAAGGAAATGCTCGTCACCTGCGACTGCGTCGGCATTCTCAAGGAGCGCAACGTCGACGTAGAGCATCGCTTTCCACAAGAGGCCGGAATCCTGCAGGGCCGCAGCAAAAAGAAGTCGACGAGGTGTCGCATGGTCTTCCGCACGACCATCGCCCACGACGATGGCACCAGCGAGACCCTCCAGGTCTGCTCGCAACCCATCGTTTGCA CGCAACCGCCCGGCATCCCCGAAATCTGCAAGAAGTCGCTGACGTCGTGTCCGTGCACCGGCGGCCTCGAGCTCTTCATCCTCGGCAAGAACTTCCTGAAGGACACGCGCGTCGTCTTCCAGCTCGACAGCGAGGACCTGAGCTCCTCGCTCGAGCCCCACTGGGAGTGCACCGTGCTTCCGGACAAGGAGTTCCTGCAGCAGACCCACCTCGTCTGCGTGGTGCCGGCCTACAGGCGACTGGACCTCGCGCCCTCGGAGACCATCAGCGTCAAGCTCTACGCCGTGTCTTCCGGCAAGACGAGCGAGCCCCACACCTTCCTCTACACAGCGGCCTCGGCGGCGCCGGCACCCTCTGTCGGCAAAATCGAAAGCGCGCAGCCCGGCCTGGCCGCGGCCAATGGAGAAGTCGTGCTGGCCTCGAAGCTGCCTCAGGCTACGTCCCTCGTTGTTCCTGGAAGCGTCACGTCCAATG CCGTGCTTCCAGCAGCTGCGGGATCAGCGAGTTTTCTGGGGGCCATTCAGCCCGCCGCATCCGCCACAGTTCCAGCCGTTAGTCCAGAAGTTCTGAAGAGCGACCCGAGTCCTCCGCCGGTGACAGCCGCGTCGCCCGTTACCCCGGTGATGTTGTGGAGCTCGCAGTCCAGTAACCAAGGCGCTTCCGCCGATGTGATGATGCCACCTCCAACCAATATGGTGACCAACCCCATGATGACGAGGAGATCGTCCTCGAGCTTGCAGCTCATCCTGCCCGACAATCTCAAGACCGAAGTTCTCGACGAGAACAGTTCGAGCAGTCTCATGGGCGACAACAGCATGTCGGGCATGCCTACCTCGACGCACAATCCCACCGCTGTAACCAGTCCGCTAGAACAGATGGTCAACGAGAACTCGAGAGACTCGTCGCAGAGCAGTTTGATCAGAAACACCGTGGCGGCCAATGGCTCGCCGGTACAGGATGCTCTCCTTGGTGTCGTTGACATGATGAGGAACCAACATCCAATGGGCATGGTCACGCAGACGTCGCCCTTCAATGGCATGCATGAACAGTCGCAG GTAAAAGTCTTAAGCCCGCACCATATTAACAAAGACGCCAGTCCGATAATGACGAGCGAGGCGTGTATTGCGAGTAACATGCAGAGTCCCGGAGTCGTAGACCTAAGAATGAAGCATCATCAGCCCGAATTTAACGGCATTGGTAACGGCAATTTAGGTAGTTTCGCCGCGACACCCGCCGATCAGCCACTACCCGCGCAAAGTGGCCACAGCATCGAGAAATACCTCAATCAGATTGAGTCCACGGTAATGAAGAAGACCGATCAG GATTCAAATTTCGTGCGAGCCTCTATAATAGCGAGTAGTCAACAACAGAGTCCAAACATGTTGGCTCCATCAACGACAAATGTGCCGCTCGACGATCTTGTTAATTCCGCTGTCGATTCGCATCAAATGGTTTCGCCTCTGAGGCCAGCCAACTCAAGTCCTAATGCTATGATCAACCATGTCGCTGCCGTAGTCGACCAGCACGACCAGACCATTAGTAGTCCGCAGCAGACTACGAGAGCTACCCCACCGATTCCCGTCAAGACGATGCTGCTGGAAGCCCTCATGCCCTCGAACAGCGTTTCGCCGCTGAG CGTGGATGGCGGTAACACAGGACCGAGCGTACCCGTCCAGGTACAGGAGCCAACACCAGACGACAGTTTACTAAAGAGCATTAACGCGGCCTTATTGCCAACGATCCAAGAGTCGCCTATCGTTACTGCAGCAACTGCCGTAGCCGTCGCCAGCGTCAACTCGAGCGTCAATGTCACAGCCCACAATCCTCTCCAGGTATCGCCCGAGGTGATGCCGAGCGTCGCCACGGCGATGCAGGCACTCGCTCAGGATCCGGTCAATTTGCAACAGCAGGTCCAGCAGGTCGAACAAGTCGTCGCGCAGGCTCAGCAGCAGGTTGAGCAG GTCGTGGCTCAAGCCCAGCAGCAAGCAGTACAGGCTGTGCAAACGGCGCAGCAACAGGTGGTTCAGCAGGTAGTTCAGCACGCTCAAGTGGTTCAGCAAGCCGTGCAGAAAGTTCAAGCAGTACAGCAAGCTCCAGCAGCACCAGCGCTTCAACAAGCCGTGCAACAGGCTACCCAGGAAGTGGTCCAGCAGGCCGTGCAACAAGCGACCCACGAAGTCGTCCAGCAGGTTCAAGCTGTGCAGCAGGCGGTGCAACAGGCCCAGGCTGCCCAAGCCATGCAGCAAGCCGTTCAACAGGACATTGGCTCGATGCTCAATCAGCCCGCAGGATTCGTCGCCGAGGCCAGTTCAGCTCTGGCCAGCGGAGCTGCCCAAGAGCCGAGCCAGCAAAGACTAACCACTGCTGCTGAGCAGGCGATCAACAACGTCATTACCAACGCCACTCATGATATTATCAATAACAGGCCGATCACCACGACTACAGCTCACGCTATCATTGCtaccaaaaatattttgaacagCGTGGCAACACAG AGTGCACAACTTATGAACAGCGCGATGGAAGGCATCCTGCCAAAATCTCCAGCAACGCAACAAAATATAGTTGAGCAGGTGGCCAGCAAGTCTCCGCCAACCGGGCCGATACCCATGCAGACGTCGTCAAATGTCGCTCCAAGGCAGCCGGTGGTGAACCAGCAGACGCCCATGCAGCAGAACAACGAGCCACCGCAGGCCCAGCAAGTGCCACAGCAGCAAGTCCAGCAAACTCAGGCCGGCGTTCTTAGGAAGTCTGAGGCCACGGCGAACGGCATGATGACGCAGGATCTCATGACTGACCACGAGCTGCTCAGTTATATTAAT GGCTCCAAGCACCGGCGGATTCCTCGTCCTGCTCGCCGCCAGGGTCGCCAGTAG
- the LOC100114432 gene encoding nuclear factor of activated T-cells 5 isoform X2 codes for MAPDLEKKREPRRAAGVVVHSENARTDDTGGMQLLQRCSSSFFGDYYRHGTSAGAASTGVPSSTVTGASLRSSSSSRAASSSSSNGSTTAPARSALANPVNTRSRVSQQQQPTQPQPPRSHQPRLPSAGRGSNEQLAASRSLQGSTQDLCDNSNDSGLGFEERQQQHLNKAALLHPRFSFKSLQAWNGVAGEEDTKRRKMDIKLESEDANFAFPEVVQGVQSESKSASRNSIAHSGRTPINVNGSVGRVVGVTRPRSHLGVLAKRAPPAHQGPVTLTSTLSSLSRNGKTHLQIVCQPEQQHRARYQTEGSRGAVKDRTGNGFPIVRLMGYDKPSTLQVFIGTDLGRVAPHMFYQACRVSGKNSTPCVERKVDGTIVIEVDMDPAKEMLVTCDCVGILKERNVDVEHRFPQEAGILQGRSKKKSTRCRMVFRTTIAHDDGTSETLQVCSQPIVCTQPPGIPEICKKSLTSCPCTGGLELFILGKNFLKDTRVVFQLDSEDLSSSLEPHWECTVLPDKEFLQQTHLVCVVPAYRRLDLAPSETISVKLYAVSSGKTSEPHTFLYTAASAAPAPSVGKIESAQPGLAAANGEVVLASKLPQATSLVVPGSVTSNAVLPAAAGSASFLGAIQPAASATVPAVSPEVLKSDPSPPPVTAASPVTPVMLWSSQSSNQGASADVMMPPPTNMVTNPMMTRRSSSSLQLILPDNLKTEVLDENSSSSLMGDNSMSGMPTSTHNPTAVTSPLEQMVNENSRDSSQSSLIRNTVAANGSPVQDALLGVVDMMRNQHPMGMVTQTSPFNGMHEQSQVKVLSPHHINKDASPIMTSEACIASNMQSPGVVDLRMKHHQPEFNGIGNGNLGSFAATPADQPLPAQSGHSIEKYLNQIESTVMKKTDQDSNFVRASIIASSQQQSPNMLAPSTTNVPLDDLVNSAVDSHQMVSPLRPANSSPNAMINHVAAVVDQHDQTISSPQQTTRATPPIPVKTMLLEALMPSNSVSPLSVDGGNTGPSVPVQVQEPTPDDSLLKSINAALLPTIQESPIVTAATAVAVASVNSSVNVTAHNPLQVSPEVMPSVATAMQALAQDPVNLQQQVQQVEQVVAQAQQQVEQVVAQAQQQAVQAVQTAQQQVVQQVVQHAQVVQQAVQKVQAVQQAPAAPALQQAVQQATQEVVQQAVQQATHEVVQQVQAVQQAVQQAQAAQAMQQAVQQDIGSMLNQPAGFVAEASSALASGAAQEPSQQRLTTAAEQAINNVITNATHDIINNRPITTTTAHAIIATKNILNSVATQSAQLMNSAMEGILPKSPATQQNIVEQVASKSPPTGPIPMQTSSNVAPRQPVVNQQTPMQQNNEPPQAQQVPQQQVQQTQAGVLRKSEATANGMMTQDLMTDHELLSYINASCFDPQNGFLM; via the exons GTACTAGTGCAGGCGCGGCATCAACGGGTGTCCCATCGTCGACGGTGACCGGGGCTAGCCtgaggagcagcagcagcagccgcgcggcgagcagcagcagtagcaacgGATCGACTACTGCTCCAGCCAGGTCTGCCCTCGCGAATCCAGTCAATACTCGTAGCAGAgtcagtcagcagcagcagccgacgcAGCCGCAGCCGCCGAGGAGTCACCAGCCGAGGCTCCCGTCCGCGGGAAGGGGCTCGAATGAACAACTTGCCGCGAGCAGGTCGCTACAGGGCAGTACACAGGACCTCTGCGACAACTCCAACGACTCCGGCCTCGGGTTCGAGgagcgccagcagcagcacctcAACAAAGCCGCT CTTCTACACCCACGATTTTCGTTCAAATCGTTGCAGGCGTGGAACGGAGTGGCCGGGGAGGAGGACACGAAGCGTCGTAAGATGGACATAAAGCTCGAGTCGGAGGACGCGAACTTTGCCTTCCCCGAGGTCGTGCAGGGCGTGCAGAGCGAGAGCAAGAGCGCGAGCAGGAACAGCATCGCCCACAGTGGCAGGACGCCCATCAACGTCAACGGCTCGGTCGGCCGGGTCGTCGGCGTCACCAGGCCTAGGTCGCACTTGGGCGTGCTGGCCAAGAGGGCGCCACCCGCGCACCAGGGCCCGGTCACCCTCACCTCGACGTTGT CTAGCTTATCGAGAAACGGCAAAACACACCTGCAGATTGTCTGTCAGCCCGAGCAACAGCATCGAGCGCGTTACCAGACGGAAGGATCCCGCGGAGCCGTGAAAGACCGCACCGGCAATGGCTTCCCGATCGTGCGATTGATGGGTTATGACAAACCGTCGACGCTCCAG GTATTCATCGGCACGGACCTGGGCCGCGTTGCGCCGCACATGTTCTACCAGGCATGCCGGGTCAGCGGGAAGAACTCGACGCCGTGCGTCGAGCGCAAAGTCGACGGCACGATCGTCATCGAGGTGGACATGGACCCGGCCAAGGAAATGCTCGTCACCTGCGACTGCGTCGGCATTCTCAAGGAGCGCAACGTCGACGTAGAGCATCGCTTTCCACAAGAGGCCGGAATCCTGCAGGGCCGCAGCAAAAAGAAGTCGACGAGGTGTCGCATGGTCTTCCGCACGACCATCGCCCACGACGATGGCACCAGCGAGACCCTCCAGGTCTGCTCGCAACCCATCGTTTGCA CGCAACCGCCCGGCATCCCCGAAATCTGCAAGAAGTCGCTGACGTCGTGTCCGTGCACCGGCGGCCTCGAGCTCTTCATCCTCGGCAAGAACTTCCTGAAGGACACGCGCGTCGTCTTCCAGCTCGACAGCGAGGACCTGAGCTCCTCGCTCGAGCCCCACTGGGAGTGCACCGTGCTTCCGGACAAGGAGTTCCTGCAGCAGACCCACCTCGTCTGCGTGGTGCCGGCCTACAGGCGACTGGACCTCGCGCCCTCGGAGACCATCAGCGTCAAGCTCTACGCCGTGTCTTCCGGCAAGACGAGCGAGCCCCACACCTTCCTCTACACAGCGGCCTCGGCGGCGCCGGCACCCTCTGTCGGCAAAATCGAAAGCGCGCAGCCCGGCCTGGCCGCGGCCAATGGAGAAGTCGTGCTGGCCTCGAAGCTGCCTCAGGCTACGTCCCTCGTTGTTCCTGGAAGCGTCACGTCCAATG CCGTGCTTCCAGCAGCTGCGGGATCAGCGAGTTTTCTGGGGGCCATTCAGCCCGCCGCATCCGCCACAGTTCCAGCCGTTAGTCCAGAAGTTCTGAAGAGCGACCCGAGTCCTCCGCCGGTGACAGCCGCGTCGCCCGTTACCCCGGTGATGTTGTGGAGCTCGCAGTCCAGTAACCAAGGCGCTTCCGCCGATGTGATGATGCCACCTCCAACCAATATGGTGACCAACCCCATGATGACGAGGAGATCGTCCTCGAGCTTGCAGCTCATCCTGCCCGACAATCTCAAGACCGAAGTTCTCGACGAGAACAGTTCGAGCAGTCTCATGGGCGACAACAGCATGTCGGGCATGCCTACCTCGACGCACAATCCCACCGCTGTAACCAGTCCGCTAGAACAGATGGTCAACGAGAACTCGAGAGACTCGTCGCAGAGCAGTTTGATCAGAAACACCGTGGCGGCCAATGGCTCGCCGGTACAGGATGCTCTCCTTGGTGTCGTTGACATGATGAGGAACCAACATCCAATGGGCATGGTCACGCAGACGTCGCCCTTCAATGGCATGCATGAACAGTCGCAG GTAAAAGTCTTAAGCCCGCACCATATTAACAAAGACGCCAGTCCGATAATGACGAGCGAGGCGTGTATTGCGAGTAACATGCAGAGTCCCGGAGTCGTAGACCTAAGAATGAAGCATCATCAGCCCGAATTTAACGGCATTGGTAACGGCAATTTAGGTAGTTTCGCCGCGACACCCGCCGATCAGCCACTACCCGCGCAAAGTGGCCACAGCATCGAGAAATACCTCAATCAGATTGAGTCCACGGTAATGAAGAAGACCGATCAG GATTCAAATTTCGTGCGAGCCTCTATAATAGCGAGTAGTCAACAACAGAGTCCAAACATGTTGGCTCCATCAACGACAAATGTGCCGCTCGACGATCTTGTTAATTCCGCTGTCGATTCGCATCAAATGGTTTCGCCTCTGAGGCCAGCCAACTCAAGTCCTAATGCTATGATCAACCATGTCGCTGCCGTAGTCGACCAGCACGACCAGACCATTAGTAGTCCGCAGCAGACTACGAGAGCTACCCCACCGATTCCCGTCAAGACGATGCTGCTGGAAGCCCTCATGCCCTCGAACAGCGTTTCGCCGCTGAG CGTGGATGGCGGTAACACAGGACCGAGCGTACCCGTCCAGGTACAGGAGCCAACACCAGACGACAGTTTACTAAAGAGCATTAACGCGGCCTTATTGCCAACGATCCAAGAGTCGCCTATCGTTACTGCAGCAACTGCCGTAGCCGTCGCCAGCGTCAACTCGAGCGTCAATGTCACAGCCCACAATCCTCTCCAGGTATCGCCCGAGGTGATGCCGAGCGTCGCCACGGCGATGCAGGCACTCGCTCAGGATCCGGTCAATTTGCAACAGCAGGTCCAGCAGGTCGAACAAGTCGTCGCGCAGGCTCAGCAGCAGGTTGAGCAG GTCGTGGCTCAAGCCCAGCAGCAAGCAGTACAGGCTGTGCAAACGGCGCAGCAACAGGTGGTTCAGCAGGTAGTTCAGCACGCTCAAGTGGTTCAGCAAGCCGTGCAGAAAGTTCAAGCAGTACAGCAAGCTCCAGCAGCACCAGCGCTTCAACAAGCCGTGCAACAGGCTACCCAGGAAGTGGTCCAGCAGGCCGTGCAACAAGCGACCCACGAAGTCGTCCAGCAGGTTCAAGCTGTGCAGCAGGCGGTGCAACAGGCCCAGGCTGCCCAAGCCATGCAGCAAGCCGTTCAACAGGACATTGGCTCGATGCTCAATCAGCCCGCAGGATTCGTCGCCGAGGCCAGTTCAGCTCTGGCCAGCGGAGCTGCCCAAGAGCCGAGCCAGCAAAGACTAACCACTGCTGCTGAGCAGGCGATCAACAACGTCATTACCAACGCCACTCATGATATTATCAATAACAGGCCGATCACCACGACTACAGCTCACGCTATCATTGCtaccaaaaatattttgaacagCGTGGCAACACAG AGTGCACAACTTATGAACAGCGCGATGGAAGGCATCCTGCCAAAATCTCCAGCAACGCAACAAAATATAGTTGAGCAGGTGGCCAGCAAGTCTCCGCCAACCGGGCCGATACCCATGCAGACGTCGTCAAATGTCGCTCCAAGGCAGCCGGTGGTGAACCAGCAGACGCCCATGCAGCAGAACAACGAGCCACCGCAGGCCCAGCAAGTGCCACAGCAGCAAGTCCAGCAAACTCAGGCCGGCGTTCTTAGGAAGTCTGAGGCCACGGCGAACGGCATGATGACGCAGGATCTCATGACTGACCACGAGCTGCTCAGTTATATTAATGCAAGTTGCTTCGATCCGCAGAACGGATTTCTCATGTAG